The Deinococcus gobiensis I-0 sequence GGGTATTGTCAAATACAAGACGGTCAAGAACAAAGGTGGATTGATGGCCGATATTCTGACCCACCCGGCAAAGTATGAATCGAAAATCGTCACGGCGACTGAGCCGTCCGCTGTGCAGTCCCCCACACCCGTTCTGGAGGAGACGGAGGTCGTCTCCAAGCCGACAGAAGAACAGCGGGGCATGCTGAGCCGGATGCTGAAGAAAACAGTCCTGCCCGAGGCCACCATCGCGCGCCTGATTGACGCTGTCATGACCAGTCAGCTCCCCTTATCTGAGGTGGTGACACTGAGCGTCTACAAGGACACTGCGCTTGCTGCTCATGTCGCCGCGCTCCTCGCTCGGCTGCCCACGCCTGACGGTGACCATTGACCCTCCCCTAGAGGGGAAATGCGGAAGAATGTCTGTAGTGAATCCATCTTGTTTCAGTGGGGTGAATAGACCATGACCTCCTGGCCTGCTCCCGCTCGTGACATCCCGGCCTTCTTCACGCCGCAACAGCACCAGTTCATGACCATGGTGCGCACCACCGGGCAGCACATCTTCCTCCGCGCCACCGCCGGGGCAGGGAAGACCACCACCCTCGTCGAAGCCGCCTGGCACCTCCCCCAGCCCGGCGTCTTCTTCGCCTACAACAAGCACGCTGTCGCTGACCTCCAACCCCGCCTGCCTGCCCGGATGCGCGCCCGCACCCTCCACGCCCACGGCGTCATGCTCCTGCGCCAGACCACCGGACGCGACATCGTGCCTCACGAGGACAAGGCCCGCAAGGTCGCCCTCCTTGCCGGCGAGCGCCGTCATACCTACATCGCCGCCCTGGCCTGGAGCAAAGCCCGCGAGGAAGGCCTGCGCACCCTCGACGTCGACGCGGCCGCCTACCTGACCAGCCTCGTCGAGTGGCCAGGGTCTCCGGACGCATTGATTCACCTGATCCCCCGGATGCATGAGATCGGTCAACACCTCTGGGAGCGAGACGGCCTCGCGGATTTCACGGACTTCCTCTGGCTGCCGGCCACCAACGGCTACGGCGCCGCGAGCCTCCAGGTTGCCCTGGTGGATGAGGCTCAGGACCTGACCCCCTTGCGGCAGGCCTTCATCCTCCAGCTGCTCGGCTTGCCCCGGAGTGCGGCCCCCGGCCGCCTGATCTTCGTCGGGGACCCGGACCAAGCCGTCTACCTGCACGCGGGAGCAGATAAAGAGGCGCTGGGACGGCTTAAAACACGTGTGAAGGCCGTCGAGATGCCGCTGTCGGTGTCCTTCCGTTGCCCCCGCGACGTGGTCGCCTACGCGCAGGCCTACAGCACGTTCATCCGCCCTGCGCCCACGGCCAAACCTGGCACGATCGAGCACCTCAGCGCCGAGGAGGCCACCTTCGAGCGCGGCGACGTCGTGCTCTGCCGCACGAATGCCCCCCTGATCCGCCTCGCCCTCCAACTCATGGTGCAGGGCCGCTCCGTGTCCGTCGTGGGCCGGGATCTGGAGAAGCGGCTCGGTGAAGGCCTGCGGGACATCCTGCCAGCCACCGGGTCCTATCTGAACGACGACGTGACCGAACTGGTCCGGGGGTACTACCAGCCCAAAGCGGACCCCTTGAAGGAGCGCATCCGTCAGGGCGATCGCCCGGCCAAGCGGATCCTGACCGAGCTCCTCGACATCAGCAAGTGCCTGCGCTTCCTCGCCTGGATCGTGTCCCGCAAGGAAGGCAACGCGACGCTCCAGCAGGCCCTGACCCTGCTGGCGGCGCTGTGCCGGGAACAGACGGACGCCGAAGTCATCCTGAGCAGCGTGCACCGCGCCAAGGGCAAGGAATGGCCGCGCGTGACCCTCCTGTACCCCGAGATGATGCCGATGGCGTCAGGTGACCCGGAGGAGGAGACGGCCGTACAGTTCGTGGCCGTGACCCGTTCCCAGGACACGCTGCGGTTCGCGTACGGCAAGGAGTCCTGGGCGACCGGGTGGCGCGTGAAGCCAGGAGGTCAGGTCCAGCCTGCACCGCCCTCGCGTACCCGGGAGAACGAGGACGAGACGGCCCTGCTCGCGGGTTCGCCCCCAGTGGTGTCGCCTCCTCAGGCTGCCCCGGCAGGCGAGGCGACAGATTTCCAGGCCTTGCCCTCCCTCCCCCCGGTCATCCCGCCGGCGACGAAAACACCAGCCCTGCCGGGTCAGGGGCGTACACGCTTGAAGGTGGAGCCAAGTGCTGTACCCAGTGGCGCGGCTGAGCCAGCGCCGGTCCGCGTCGCTCAGCCCTCGTCGCCACCCCCGCCCGCCAAGTGGGCACAGATGATTCCCAGACCCGAGGCTGCCCCACATGCCCTCGTCGAGGACGACCGCGAGTGGGCCCTGTTCGGTGGGACGGCTGTCCTCGATCGTCAGGATCTTCAGGAGCGTCTCGAAGCCCTCCAGGAAGAGCCGCGGCCTTTCCTGGCCACCTGGGCAACGACCAGCCTGGAGCTGCTGCATCGCAACCCAGAGGAGGCCGTCTCGATCCAGCTGGAGGTGCTCGAGCAGTTTGAGCAGGCCGCCCGGCTGGCCCGACTCGCGGTTCCCTCTACCTCCACGACGGCCGCCCAGCTGCACGTGTGCGTGTTTGAAGGCAACCTGGCCCGCATTCGGGTGGGCCGGGTCGTGCGGCGGCATGTGCGCTTCTTGCGCCTGGAGGTCGATGGGCAGGAGCTGGTGTTCGAGCGGCGTTACGGGGAACTGCTGGAGGGCGGGACGCCCCTGACCCCCTTCATCGTCACCACGCCCCCGCGCTGAACCCTCACGGCGAGCCCAGAGCGCTCGCCGTATTCCCCAGCCCATGTCGGTTTCTGTCCCTCACCTGGCCGGGCGGCTGCGCGCCGCCTACGGCCTTCAGGCCCACACCCTGTTCGTGCACTGGAATCGCCAAGGTCTCGGGCTTCAGGTCTTCAGCGAAAGAGGAACTGTGCTGGAGCCCAAAAAAGAAGTGCCGTTCGAGACCCTGCTCGGGCTGCTCGACGACACGGTGTTCCTGCTTGGAATCGATTGGCACGTTCTCCCGCCCTACGTAGCCGCGGAGGATGACCCCCTGCTGCCCTGGGACCTCACACCAGACGAGTGGCCGGTGCAGGGCGCATCCACTGGAAGTGGATCTGGAACAGCAGCGGCGTAAGCGTCAGGCGCTCGGGCGTCAGGAGGAGCGGCCAGTCCAGCGTAGGGCGTGGCCGCAGGAAGATCACCAGCGGGCCAACGCTATAGACCCGGCGGTGTCGCCAGGGCATCCGCACGCGGGACCGGCGCTCGGTCTGGTGCAGCCATAGGACCGGGTGCAGCGCCGGCGAGCGCCAGGCCGCCCGCTCGCGCCGCGCCCAGGACATCACGCCGGCGATCGGCCAGAACAGCAGGATGAACAGGGCACCCCACCAGTGCGCTGGGGTCAGGCGGGTCTTGCTGCCCAGGAGGCTGAGGAGGAAAGCGCTCAGGCTAATGATCACGTAGTGGTCGAAGGTCATACCTCCATCTCTGCATCATTACGCCCACAACATAAGGGTTTAGATTACATTTCCACCTGTCCACCAGAACACCCCACACACTGCATGTATGGACCCGTTTCCCGCCCTGGTCGTGCGGCTACACCGCCTCGTCCAACAGTTGCACGCCTACCTCGACCTCGATGCCCTGCACCGTCACACCCAGCCTGAGCTGTCCTGGCTCTCGACGGCTGATCTGGATGCCCTGCTGTGTACCGCTGAAGTCCTGCACGCCGCACTCCGGATTCTCCCGGCCTTGGCCGAGGCTGAAGAGCCCAGCGCCGCCGACGAAGACCTGCTCATGCTCATCCAGGATCTTGCCCGCACCCTGGCGGAACGCCAGGCGTCCAACCTCCCGTTGAGTCGAGATCTCGAAGAGGCTGTGCAGTGGGATATTCGGCCGGGTGGGGTTACCCTCACCCTGGAAGAAGTGAGTGGTGCCGCTGCCTTCCTCATCGCGCATTACCGGGGCCATGGTCTGGAACAGGCCCTGCTCGGCCCCCTGGGTCTGGTCTTGCCCCCTGCACCGGCCTGCTTCCCGCCACGCACGAACCCGGCCACCCGTCTGCCACGCGGGGCTGAGCGGCATCCGGAACTTCACGTCCTCACCACAGGGCCACAGGAAGATGTCGCGATCTGTGCGGCGTTGCTGCTCTGGTGCCTGCAGCGCGCCGAGGAGCCGGAGATCGAAGTGCTGTCCTTGCTGACGGCGGCCCGCAACCTGATCTGCGTCGTGCAGGACCAGGCACGGGAGCAGAAGCGACCTCCCCAGGCGGGCGCACTCCTGCTCCAGGTCTGGAAACAGATCCATGCAGAGTTGGGGCAACCCCGTCTGGTCTGCGGGAAGGTCCCCGTCATCCGGCAGGTATTCCGGGAGCGGGTGCAGTGGGTCGCGCTGAACGAACTCCGGCGGGCATGGTTGATCGCTCAGGGCTGGAAGACCTCCGCCGCCCGGCAGATCGACACCGTGATCGAGGAGCAGTTCGATGTGCTGGAAAAAGTGCTGACGCTGCTCGAGGCACCCGAAGACATCGAGCACATCGAGCGCATGTTGCAGCTGACGACGATCTTGGTGTTGAGTCGAACGCCTCGTGTGCCTGGACAGCAGCTGCCGGTGCTCGTCGAACTCCTGT is a genomic window containing:
- a CDS encoding UvrD-helicase domain-containing protein, whose product is MTSWPAPARDIPAFFTPQQHQFMTMVRTTGQHIFLRATAGAGKTTTLVEAAWHLPQPGVFFAYNKHAVADLQPRLPARMRARTLHAHGVMLLRQTTGRDIVPHEDKARKVALLAGERRHTYIAALAWSKAREEGLRTLDVDAAAYLTSLVEWPGSPDALIHLIPRMHEIGQHLWERDGLADFTDFLWLPATNGYGAASLQVALVDEAQDLTPLRQAFILQLLGLPRSAAPGRLIFVGDPDQAVYLHAGADKEALGRLKTRVKAVEMPLSVSFRCPRDVVAYAQAYSTFIRPAPTAKPGTIEHLSAEEATFERGDVVLCRTNAPLIRLALQLMVQGRSVSVVGRDLEKRLGEGLRDILPATGSYLNDDVTELVRGYYQPKADPLKERIRQGDRPAKRILTELLDISKCLRFLAWIVSRKEGNATLQQALTLLAALCREQTDAEVILSSVHRAKGKEWPRVTLLYPEMMPMASGDPEEETAVQFVAVTRSQDTLRFAYGKESWATGWRVKPGGQVQPAPPSRTRENEDETALLAGSPPVVSPPQAAPAGEATDFQALPSLPPVIPPATKTPALPGQGRTRLKVEPSAVPSGAAEPAPVRVAQPSSPPPPAKWAQMIPRPEAAPHALVEDDREWALFGGTAVLDRQDLQERLEALQEEPRPFLATWATTSLELLHRNPEEAVSIQLEVLEQFEQAARLARLAVPSTSTTAAQLHVCVFEGNLARIRVGRVVRRHVRFLRLEVDGQELVFERRYGELLEGGTPLTPFIVTTPPR